A window of the Lolium perenne isolate Kyuss_39 chromosome 7, Kyuss_2.0, whole genome shotgun sequence genome harbors these coding sequences:
- the LOC127312121 gene encoding patatin-like protein 3, with translation MATSALPLLDQTLPFGGGGGSDRLSKEIFSILESNFLFGAQTPDLGAGRVRVLSIDGGADGGALAAAALVRLERQLQQLSGNPAARVADYFDLAAGSGAGGFLAAALFARRMTAEQARDVVAKNRKVFSGRAGRGGLFSSRPDAVFKKAFGDLTVRDAAKPLLIPCYDMATAAPFVFSRADAVEAEAFDFPLWQVCAAACGVGPAEVASLDGRTRVRTAGGGGAGMSNPTSVAVTHVLHNKQEFPFAAGASDLIVLSLGGNAASDHRTSSSSSILRIASACQADMVDQAVSMAFGENRATNYIRIQGNGIAAGATAEAAMAERGVESVLFRGKKLMPETNGERLDGVAEQLVREHRRRMDSKTPVVLIKPSATPRTSSSSASTLITVSSSESP, from the exons ATGGCGACCTCCGCGCTCCCGCTGCTCGATCAGACTCTCCcgttcggcggcggcggtggctcggACAGACTCAGCAAGGAGATCTTCTCCATCCTGGAGTCCAACTTCCTGTTCGGCGCGCAGACGCCGGACCTGGGCGCGGGCCGCGTGCGCGTGCTCTCCATCGACGGGGGCGCCGACGGCGGCGCGCTGGCCGCGGCCGCCCTCGTCAGGCTCGAACGGCAGCTACAGCAGCTCTCTGGCAACCCGGCAGCGCGCGTCGCGGACTACTTCGACCTGGCGGCAGGGTCCGGCGCCGGCGGGTTCCTCGCGGCGGCGCTTTTCGCGCGCCGGATGACCGCGGAGCAGGCGCGCGACGTCGTGGCCAAGAACCGGAAGGTGTTCTCCGGGCGCGCTGGCCGCGGCGGGCTCTTCTCCTCGCGGCCGGACGCGGTGTTCAAGAAGGCGTTCGGGGACCTCACCGTGAGGGACGCGGCCAAGCCGCTGCTGATCCCCTGTTACGACATGGCCACGGCGGCGCCGTTCGTCTTCTCCCGCGCCGACGCCGTCGAGGCCGAGGCGTTCGACTTCCCGCTATGGCAGGTCTGCGCGGCGGCCTGCGGCGTTGGCCCGGCCGAGGTGGCGTCCCTTGATGGGCGGACCAGAGTGCGCACCGCCGGCGGGGGCGGCGCGGGCATGTCCAACCCGACGTCCGTGGCCGTCACCCACGTGCTCCACAACAAGCAGGAGTTCCCCTTCGCCGCCGGCGCCAGCGACCTCATCGTTCTCTCGCTCGGCGGGAACGCTGCCTCGGACCACCGCACGTCCTCGTCCTCTAGCATCCTGCGCATCGCCAGCGCGTGCCAGGCCGACATG GTGGACCAAGCCGTATCAATGGCGTTCGGAGAGAACAGAGCAACCAACTACATCCGCATCCAG GGCAACGGCATTGCTGCcggggcgacggcggaggcggcgaTGGCGGAGCGGGGGGTGGAGTCGGTGCTGTTCCGGGGCAAGAAGCTGATGCCGGAGACCAACGGCGAGCGGCTGGACGGCGTGGCGGAACAGCTGGTGCGGGAGCACCGCCGGAGGATGGACAGCAAGACGCCCGTGGTGCTCATCAAACCGTCGGCGACACCCCGGACGTCGTCCTCGTCGGCGTCCACGCTCATCACCGTCTCCTCCTCGGAGTCGCCCTGA